A DNA window from Mariprofundus aestuarium contains the following coding sequences:
- a CDS encoding ArnT family glycosyltransferase, producing the protein MTLKHESFLQQPLFWLLLICAVNFFAFLGGHTLWDVDEPNNAVCASEMWLDGNWWVPMFNGDYRFDKPILIYWLMIPLNALFGVNEWTARLPSAMAMTSLVVVVWFMSRRLITAAGFHVRKIEHEIIPLMAAGFFATALHISVIARAAVPDPLLMLSLGFTLPALLIVYLEQKQNPAAGMPKLLIAAYVAIGLGILAKGPVAGLMPLLIMASFLTLMNDWKNWHLFRPFKGVAVALLVAAPWYLAVGVLTDGVWLEGFIFRHNIERFTDPLQGHKGFPGLYVFTVLLGWFPWSGLLAAMIAFGTWRIEALRRDPVRLFMLCWIGVYILFFSIARTQLPNYVLPLFPAAAMLMAFGWAETSDKLRKRARLWLAWGALAIALALVVGGGVALEKMWPGEGYYTLALLPVVLASGWWLVNKRGELWVPLAAAMLFSILLLTGWSLPNIEHHKVSKTLAAKADAAGFDGESLATFQYFQPSLLYYHGGRLPVLASVDEVGAWLTRGRGVVMTQQALELLPQEIMPYLVVHARLYGMYARRWLLLVSLEPVVEGEEIPWRK; encoded by the coding sequence TTGACCCTCAAACACGAATCGTTCCTGCAGCAGCCACTTTTCTGGCTGTTGCTCATCTGCGCAGTCAATTTCTTCGCCTTCCTTGGTGGCCATACGCTGTGGGACGTCGATGAACCGAATAATGCAGTCTGTGCGAGTGAGATGTGGCTGGACGGTAACTGGTGGGTGCCGATGTTCAACGGCGACTACCGCTTTGATAAACCGATCCTGATCTACTGGCTGATGATTCCGCTTAATGCGTTGTTTGGGGTCAATGAGTGGACGGCGCGCCTGCCATCGGCCATGGCGATGACCTCTCTGGTGGTGGTGGTCTGGTTTATGAGCCGCAGGCTTATCACGGCTGCAGGCTTCCATGTCAGAAAGATCGAGCACGAGATTATCCCGCTGATGGCAGCAGGATTCTTTGCAACGGCGCTTCATATTTCTGTTATCGCACGCGCAGCCGTTCCCGATCCGCTGTTGATGCTCTCCCTCGGCTTTACGCTGCCGGCATTGCTGATCGTTTACCTTGAGCAGAAACAGAATCCTGCTGCAGGTATGCCAAAGCTGCTGATTGCGGCCTATGTGGCGATCGGGTTAGGTATTCTAGCCAAGGGGCCGGTTGCGGGGCTGATGCCGCTGCTGATCATGGCCTCCTTCCTGACACTGATGAATGATTGGAAAAACTGGCATCTGTTTCGCCCGTTCAAAGGGGTGGCAGTGGCTCTGCTTGTGGCTGCTCCCTGGTACCTTGCGGTGGGCGTGCTGACTGATGGTGTCTGGCTGGAGGGTTTTATCTTCCGTCACAACATCGAGCGATTTACCGATCCCCTGCAGGGGCATAAAGGTTTCCCTGGGCTCTATGTTTTTACAGTTCTGCTTGGTTGGTTTCCGTGGAGCGGTTTGCTGGCCGCTATGATTGCATTTGGGACGTGGCGGATTGAGGCACTGCGCAGGGACCCGGTTCGCCTCTTTATGCTCTGCTGGATCGGCGTCTATATTCTCTTTTTCAGTATCGCACGAACCCAGCTGCCCAACTATGTACTGCCACTGTTTCCCGCTGCAGCTATGCTGATGGCCTTTGGCTGGGCGGAAACCTCAGACAAGCTTCGCAAACGGGCGCGCCTCTGGCTTGCCTGGGGTGCGTTGGCCATCGCGCTAGCTCTGGTTGTTGGCGGTGGCGTTGCGCTTGAGAAGATGTGGCCAGGGGAGGGTTATTATACCTTGGCGCTGCTTCCGGTTGTGCTTGCCTCTGGCTGGTGGCTTGTTAACAAGCGAGGCGAGCTGTGGGTGCCACTGGCAGCTGCAATGCTGTTCTCTATCCTGCTGCTCACCGGCTGGTCGCTGCCAAATATTGAACATCATAAGGTCAGTAAAACATTGGCAGCCAAAGCTGATGCGGCGGGTTTTGATGGTGAGAGCCTGGCGACATTCCAATATTTCCAGCCATCCCTGCTCTACTATCACGGCGGTCGCCTGCCGGTGCTGGCAAGTGTGGATGAAGTCGGGGCATGGCTGACCCGGGGCAGGGGGGTTGTGATGACCCAACAAGCACTGGAACTGTTGCCACAAGAGATTATGCCCTATCTTGTCGTGCATGCTCGCCTTTACGGCA
- a CDS encoding YggT family protein, whose amino-acid sequence MYVFGYFLQALATVLDVVLTLAMIVVIARAVLSWVSPDPYNPIVRIINQFSEPMLFQVRKRVPYIGGIDLSPLIVLLIIMFLNNFLVATLERLAHQMIQGG is encoded by the coding sequence ATGTATGTATTTGGCTATTTTTTGCAGGCATTGGCAACAGTTTTGGATGTGGTTCTTACACTTGCGATGATTGTGGTGATTGCCCGTGCAGTTCTCTCATGGGTTTCACCCGATCCCTACAACCCGATTGTCCGGATCATTAACCAGTTTTCTGAACCCATGCTTTTTCAGGTTCGGAAAAGAGTACCGTATATTGGCGGTATCGATCTCTCTCCACTGATCGTGCTACTGATTATCATGTTTCTGAATAACTTCCTCGTTGCTACGCTCGAGCGGCTTGCCCATCAGATGATTCAGGGCGGCTAA
- the proC gene encoding pyrroline-5-carboxylate reductase, producing the protein MQNLTIGFIGGGNMAEALIAGLRRAGHAGEHIIVADPQPARREFLTTSYQVISVEDNVVATKRADLLVLAMKPQQMKAAVAGLNVHLKTDASVISIAAGVSTAAMHEWLGEAANIVRVMPNTPALVAAGMSVLFSDAGEIHKVRTEYLLNACGESVRVEREGQMHAVTALSGSGPAYFFLLAEVLQATGEKLGLPADLAAKLAAQTALGAGKMLVESDRTAAELRHQVTSPGGTTQAALDMMYEMGLPDAVRKGVIAASKRSEELAG; encoded by the coding sequence ATGCAGAATTTAACAATAGGGTTTATCGGCGGCGGCAATATGGCCGAGGCATTGATCGCAGGCTTGCGTCGTGCAGGCCATGCAGGCGAGCATATTATTGTAGCCGATCCGCAGCCGGCGCGCCGCGAGTTTCTGACGACCAGTTACCAGGTGATTAGCGTCGAGGATAATGTGGTGGCCACAAAGCGTGCTGACCTGCTGGTGTTGGCAATGAAGCCGCAGCAGATGAAGGCCGCTGTTGCAGGCTTAAATGTTCATCTGAAAACCGATGCCAGTGTCATCAGTATTGCAGCCGGTGTAAGCACGGCAGCTATGCATGAGTGGCTGGGGGAAGCTGCCAATATTGTACGCGTGATGCCCAATACGCCTGCACTGGTGGCAGCCGGTATGTCGGTGCTGTTCAGCGATGCAGGTGAGATACATAAGGTGCGTACTGAATACCTTCTTAATGCCTGTGGTGAGTCAGTACGGGTGGAGAGAGAGGGGCAGATGCATGCCGTGACTGCACTCTCCGGCAGTGGTCCAGCCTATTTCTTCCTGCTGGCCGAGGTGCTGCAGGCGACTGGTGAAAAGCTGGGCTTGCCTGCAGATCTGGCTGCCAAGCTGGCTGCACAGACTGCGCTTGGCGCCGGCAAGATGCTGGTGGAGAGTGATCGAACTGCAGCAGAGCTCAGACATCAGGTGACCAGTCCCGGTGGCACGACACAGGCAGCGCTGGATATGATGTATGAGATGGGACTTCCCGATGCGGTGCGTAAGGGTGTGATCGCTGCGAGCAAGCGATCAGAGGAGTTAGCAGGATAA
- a CDS encoding YggS family pyridoxal phosphate-dependent enzyme, whose protein sequence is MSNEPELIQRWKELTSELGEVKLLAVSKYAPDDQVQELIGAGETDFGESRPQSLRDRAEQWPECNWHMIGPLQKNKAKYIGRHAAMWHSCDDIETAAAVARYVEGRELPVLIQVNVSNNPAQRGVATDAVGELADALSRIDGLKLAGLMGMAPRDNNVRQAFQNLRCLRDNLFGGSFAELCMGMSNDYRIAVEEGATIVRLGSTLFGSR, encoded by the coding sequence ATGTCTAACGAACCAGAGCTGATTCAACGCTGGAAAGAGCTGACCTCTGAACTTGGCGAGGTGAAATTGCTTGCGGTCAGCAAGTATGCGCCGGATGACCAGGTACAGGAGCTGATTGGGGCAGGGGAGACAGACTTTGGCGAATCGCGCCCCCAGTCACTGCGTGATCGCGCTGAGCAGTGGCCTGAATGCAACTGGCATATGATTGGACCGCTGCAGAAGAATAAAGCTAAATATATTGGCCGTCATGCTGCTATGTGGCACAGCTGCGACGATATCGAGACTGCCGCTGCTGTGGCGCGATATGTGGAGGGTAGAGAGCTTCCCGTTCTGATTCAGGTGAATGTTTCCAACAATCCGGCGCAGCGTGGGGTAGCTACTGATGCGGTCGGTGAATTGGCCGATGCGCTTTCCCGTATTGATGGGCTCAAGCTGGCAGGTCTGATGGGCATGGCCCCGAGGGATAACAATGTACGACAGGCATTTCAGAATTTGAGATGCTTGCGGGATAATCTCTTCGGTGGGAGCTTTGCCGAGTTGTGTATGGGCATGAGCAATGATTATCGGATTGCTGTGGAAGAGGGTGCAACGATTGTGCGACTGGGCTCGACGCTGTTTGGCTCCAGATGA
- the recR gene encoding recombination mediator RecR, which produces MPAPLGRVVEMLSTLPGVGPKTALRLGLNLLSRPAGETAALAASLKSLHELVGFCEVCGCFAEQGFCQYCDDPKREARTVCLVEQPVDVLMMERSHSYRGHYHVLHGRLSPVDGVGPEQLNLAALDARVKAGLKELILATSATVDGEATAHYFARRYRDAGLVISRIARGVPEGGELEYLDEHTLSRALDQRISWDSASL; this is translated from the coding sequence ATGCCTGCCCCTCTGGGTAGAGTGGTCGAGATGCTTTCGACACTGCCTGGCGTGGGTCCGAAAACAGCCTTGCGTCTGGGGCTTAATCTGCTCTCACGACCTGCCGGAGAGACGGCAGCGCTTGCCGCTTCCCTGAAATCGCTGCATGAACTAGTCGGTTTTTGTGAAGTGTGCGGCTGTTTTGCCGAGCAGGGCTTTTGCCAGTATTGCGATGACCCTAAGCGAGAGGCCCGGACGGTATGTCTTGTTGAACAGCCGGTGGATGTGCTGATGATGGAACGCAGTCACAGTTATCGTGGCCATTATCATGTCTTGCACGGTCGTTTGAGTCCGGTTGATGGTGTTGGCCCCGAGCAGTTAAACCTGGCTGCACTGGATGCACGTGTGAAGGCGGGCCTCAAAGAGCTGATTCTTGCCACCAGTGCCACGGTGGATGGCGAAGCCACAGCCCACTATTTTGCCCGCCGTTACCGCGATGCAGGGCTTGTTATATCCCGTATTGCGCGCGGTGTTCCAGAGGGCGGTGAGTTGGAATATCTGGACGAACATACCCTGAGCAGGGCGCTGGATCAGCGCATCTCATGGGACAGCGCTTCTCTCTAA
- a CDS encoding YbaB/EbfC family nucleoid-associated protein → MNIAKMMQQAKKMQDNMKVMQEELAAMEISGEAGGGMVQVQMGGDRMVRRITIDPSLWEEQDKDLIEDLMVAAFNNAAQKVEEVAKQKQQGLMAGMPLPPGFSL, encoded by the coding sequence ATGAATATTGCTAAAATGATGCAGCAGGCGAAAAAGATGCAGGATAACATGAAGGTCATGCAGGAAGAGCTGGCTGCAATGGAGATCAGCGGCGAAGCTGGCGGTGGCATGGTGCAGGTTCAGATGGGTGGCGACCGCATGGTGCGACGCATTACGATCGACCCTTCGCTCTGGGAGGAGCAGGACAAGGATCTGATCGAAGACCTGATGGTGGCTGCATTCAATAATGCAGCTCAGAAAGTGGAGGAAGTTGCCAAGCAGAAGCAGCAGGGATTAATGGCGGGAATGCCATTGCCTCCAGGTTTCTCACTATAA
- the dnaX gene encoding DNA polymerase III subunit gamma/tau has protein sequence MSYLVLARRWRPQKFSDLVGQDVVVRTLKNALSSGNLAHAYLLCGIRGVGKTTIARLMAMAVNCENPVAGEPCGSCVSCQGISDGSNLDVQEMDAASHTGVDDVREILDGVRYPPSTLKCKVYIIDEAHMLSKSAFNALLKTLEEPPERVLFILATTESDKLPITVRSRCQRFDLRRLGQGEIAAYLEHVFASEKIMADQNALAAIATAADGSVRDALSLAERVLAYSSEKLSIADVQSALGLVGSELVCRLSQTLFAGDASAAIEVLRAAVSRGHGPRTLLLELSRLWHQLSCLKVDISLLGEEVDAGYRDWLERHAGVLELQALDLRYQVLLSGIRDLAVVDERMGSEMVLMRLCGLNSISPVTEVIVEPLPKQQKAESEKPLSTALPAETERAHMMFEAVQEDEEPVAVQPAAVEVEVERPEPDLPLQDQSAGKKFNDWQQVVDAFHEVKPGVAAMLDHVVCVEFGSKVRLALDKHQERALATPDRLAFAEWLGREVFWESQKDHQGESLSQERDRQARAETARLRKAAEDDPHIHALMREMDAQLVRVLPAGVQPDETA, from the coding sequence ATGTCCTATCTTGTACTGGCACGCCGCTGGCGACCGCAAAAGTTTTCCGATCTTGTCGGTCAGGATGTCGTCGTGCGTACTCTGAAGAATGCACTTTCCAGTGGCAACCTTGCCCATGCCTATCTGTTGTGCGGGATTCGCGGGGTTGGTAAAACTACGATTGCCCGGTTAATGGCGATGGCTGTTAATTGCGAAAACCCTGTTGCTGGCGAGCCGTGCGGTAGTTGCGTCTCATGTCAGGGTATTTCTGATGGTTCCAATCTGGATGTGCAGGAGATGGACGCTGCCAGCCATACAGGCGTAGATGATGTGCGCGAGATTCTCGATGGTGTGCGCTATCCACCGAGCACCTTGAAATGCAAGGTCTATATTATTGATGAGGCACACATGCTTTCCAAGAGCGCCTTCAATGCGCTGCTTAAAACACTGGAAGAGCCGCCAGAACGGGTGCTGTTTATTCTGGCAACCACTGAGTCGGATAAGCTGCCGATCACAGTGCGATCACGCTGCCAGCGCTTTGACCTGCGCAGGCTCGGTCAGGGTGAGATTGCTGCTTATCTTGAGCATGTCTTCGCATCTGAAAAGATTATGGCGGACCAGAATGCCCTTGCAGCGATCGCCACGGCCGCTGACGGCAGTGTCCGCGACGCCCTTTCACTGGCAGAGCGTGTGCTTGCATATAGCAGTGAGAAGCTCTCCATCGCTGATGTTCAGTCTGCCCTCGGCCTGGTGGGTTCGGAGCTGGTATGCAGGCTTTCTCAAACCCTGTTTGCAGGCGATGCTTCAGCGGCTATTGAGGTGTTGCGCGCTGCAGTAAGTCGCGGCCATGGGCCACGGACACTGCTTCTTGAACTGAGTCGTTTGTGGCATCAACTGTCGTGCCTTAAAGTGGATATCAGCCTGCTTGGTGAAGAGGTGGATGCCGGCTATCGCGACTGGCTTGAGCGGCATGCAGGGGTGTTGGAACTACAGGCACTGGATCTGCGTTATCAGGTGCTGCTCAGTGGCATTCGTGACCTGGCGGTTGTGGATGAACGCATGGGTTCTGAAATGGTATTGATGCGCCTTTGCGGCCTGAACAGTATCTCGCCGGTTACTGAGGTGATCGTTGAGCCATTGCCGAAACAGCAAAAAGCCGAATCAGAAAAGCCGCTGTCGACAGCTCTGCCTGCTGAGACAGAAAGAGCACATATGATGTTCGAAGCAGTGCAGGAAGATGAGGAGCCGGTGGCGGTTCAGCCGGCTGCCGTTGAAGTGGAAGTAGAGAGACCAGAGCCCGACCTGCCATTGCAGGATCAATCGGCCGGGAAAAAGTTTAATGACTGGCAGCAGGTGGTTGATGCTTTCCATGAGGTCAAGCCTGGGGTGGCAGCCATGCTCGATCATGTGGTCTGTGTCGAGTTCGGCAGTAAAGTGAGGCTGGCGCTGGATAAACATCAGGAGCGTGCGCTTGCTACTCCTGATCGGCTCGCATTTGCTGAATGGCTGGGGCGAGAGGTGTTCTGGGAATCACAGAAAGATCACCAGGGTGAGTCGCTTTCGCAGGAACGTGATCGTCAGGCCAGAGCTGAAACCGCACGACTGCGTAAGGCTGCTGAAGATGACCCGCATATTCACGCGCTGATGCGTGAGATGGATGCGCAGCTGGTCAGGGTTCTACCTGCCGGAGTGCAGCCTGACGAAACTGCCTAA
- a CDS encoding FKBP-type peptidyl-prolyl cis-trans isomerase translates to MKFNSANRPTLFFIAFVALLTLAGCGSSEQETKAEGVAAENFARGKAFLEENATKEGVITLPSGIQYKVISDNPEGKIPKLTDSVHIHIRTLLVDGTVITNTYPSGKAAEIYIKNTLGGWKKVLTKMSVGSKWIAYIPPHMAFSSRGSEYVGPNETLICEIELVDIIW, encoded by the coding sequence ATGAAATTTAACAGCGCCAATCGACCAACACTCTTTTTTATCGCATTTGTAGCCCTGCTCACCCTTGCTGGCTGTGGCAGTTCCGAACAGGAAACCAAGGCAGAAGGTGTGGCGGCTGAAAACTTTGCGCGAGGCAAGGCATTCCTTGAAGAAAACGCAACCAAAGAGGGCGTTATCACACTGCCAAGCGGCATACAGTACAAAGTCATCAGCGATAACCCAGAGGGGAAAATTCCAAAGCTGACAGACAGCGTACATATTCACATTCGTACGTTACTTGTCGATGGCACTGTTATCACCAACACCTACCCATCTGGTAAAGCAGCAGAGATTTACATCAAGAACACGTTAGGAGGCTGGAAAAAGGTATTGACGAAAATGAGTGTTGGCAGCAAATGGATTGCTTATATCCCACCCCACATGGCATTCAGCAGCCGGGGCAGCGAGTATGTTGGTCCGAATGAAACGCTGATCTGCGAGATCGAACTGGTAGATATTATCTGGTAA
- the dksA gene encoding RNA polymerase-binding protein DksA has translation MALTKKQLAEFETQLTEWKGELEIGQSDNVQSMTGQEQTAFPDPTDQATMETDRNFDLRIKDRERKLIKKIDQAITRIHDGEFGECESCGGDISVKRLHARPVTTLCIECKTAQEQEERTRLD, from the coding sequence ATGGCACTGACCAAGAAACAATTGGCTGAATTTGAAACGCAACTGACTGAGTGGAAAGGTGAGCTTGAAATCGGGCAGAGCGACAATGTGCAGTCCATGACCGGGCAGGAGCAGACCGCTTTTCCTGATCCGACTGATCAGGCCACTATGGAAACCGACCGTAATTTCGATCTGCGTATCAAGGATCGTGAGCGCAAGTTGATCAAGAAGATTGATCAGGCGATCACCCGTATTCATGACGGCGAGTTTGGTGAGTGTGAATCGTGCGGCGGGGACATCAGTGTTAAGCGCCTGCATGCGCGTCCGGTGACTACGCTTTGCATCGAGTGCAAAACTGCTCAGGAGCAGGAAGAGCGTACTCGCCTCGACTGA
- a CDS encoding NAD(P)/FAD-dependent oxidoreductase has protein sequence MPVNYSTIDTLIIGQGLAGSILAWQLMKSGQKTMVISDDAPPSASRVAAGLFNPVTGKRLVLQTHAETIIPAAKELYRELEAHFDQRFFHEKSMLRVIKDAKEHKSFEKRSKDPAYAQYLGEICDPPASLISSNEVFEQHSTGYLDTNRLLDCLRDYFIAQESYRSALCNYNDLTITDKTISWSGIKTQRIIFCEGFMGKNNPWFNWLPFQPAKGEILSLRTDHSLPDQIINGGKWLLPVHDGSYKTGATYDHDLSSITPSEAGKAELIDGMQKLFSSAIEFELLDHKAGVRPNTLDKQPFIGLHPRQPEIGIFNGFGSKGSMLIPYYSKAFAMHLIDGSPIPVEADICRIQHG, from the coding sequence ATGCCCGTTAACTACAGCACGATCGATACACTGATCATCGGCCAGGGGTTGGCCGGTTCGATACTTGCATGGCAACTGATGAAATCCGGCCAAAAGACCATGGTAATCTCCGATGATGCACCACCATCAGCATCACGTGTGGCTGCAGGGTTGTTCAATCCGGTAACAGGAAAACGGCTGGTACTACAAACGCATGCAGAGACCATTATTCCTGCTGCAAAAGAGCTTTATCGTGAGCTGGAAGCGCACTTCGACCAACGTTTTTTTCATGAGAAATCGATGTTACGGGTTATCAAGGATGCGAAGGAGCACAAATCATTTGAAAAACGGTCGAAAGATCCGGCCTACGCCCAGTATCTGGGCGAGATTTGTGATCCGCCTGCTTCTCTGATCAGTTCAAATGAAGTTTTCGAACAACACAGTACGGGTTACCTTGATACCAACAGGCTGCTCGACTGCTTAAGGGACTATTTTATTGCACAGGAGAGCTATCGGTCAGCCCTGTGCAATTATAATGATCTTACAATAACAGATAAAACCATCTCGTGGAGCGGAATTAAAACCCAGCGGATCATCTTCTGCGAAGGCTTTATGGGCAAAAATAACCCATGGTTTAACTGGCTCCCCTTCCAGCCTGCAAAAGGAGAGATCCTTAGCTTGAGAACCGATCACTCCTTACCTGATCAGATCATCAACGGAGGCAAATGGCTGCTGCCGGTTCATGATGGCAGTTATAAAACAGGCGCTACCTACGACCACGATCTCTCCTCCATAACGCCTAGCGAGGCAGGCAAGGCTGAACTGATTGATGGCATGCAAAAGCTTTTTAGTTCAGCGATCGAATTCGAACTACTGGATCATAAAGCAGGTGTACGCCCCAACACTCTAGATAAGCAGCCCTTTATCGGACTTCATCCCAGGCAGCCAGAAATAGGTATTTTCAACGGCTTCGGCTCCAAAGGTTCGATGCTGATCCCCTACTACAGCAAAGCTTTTGCGATGCATCTGATCGATGGTTCGCCAATACCAGTAGAAGCGGATATCTGCAGGATTCAACATGGCTAG
- a CDS encoding class I SAM-dependent methyltransferase, which yields MARVSLTGQVHKSLLARIKDGATCIDATAGNGFDTLFLASHTGEAGHTYAFDIQQQAIDNTKKRLAEADLLDRVTLIHAGHESMLEHVPETDHGKVDIIVFNLGYLPRTDKSVITHEPTTLQALNSSLKLLSSRGHISILAYPGHPGGREEAEAVKTWAKHLPATFDARIHEPENSGGSSPEWIEINAIAK from the coding sequence ATGGCTAGAGTCTCTTTGACCGGTCAGGTGCATAAAAGCCTGCTTGCCCGCATAAAAGATGGTGCAACCTGCATTGATGCCACAGCAGGCAACGGTTTTGACACCCTGTTTCTCGCCTCCCATACTGGAGAGGCGGGCCACACTTACGCTTTCGACATCCAGCAGCAGGCCATCGACAATACAAAAAAACGACTGGCTGAAGCTGACCTTCTGGACCGGGTGACATTAATCCATGCTGGCCATGAATCCATGCTGGAGCATGTACCTGAAACTGATCATGGCAAGGTTGATATCATCGTCTTCAATCTCGGATACCTGCCCAGAACAGATAAGTCCGTAATCACGCATGAGCCCACAACACTGCAGGCGCTTAACAGCTCCCTAAAACTGCTCTCCAGCCGCGGCCACATCTCCATTCTCGCTTACCCCGGTCATCCCGGTGGTCGAGAAGAGGCCGAAGCTGTCAAAACCTGGGCGAAACATCTTCCTGCAACATTTGATGCACGAATTCATGAGCCGGAAAACAGTGGTGGCTCATCTCCAGAGTGGATTGAAATCAACGCTATTGCTAAATGA